From a region of the Hemibagrus wyckioides isolate EC202008001 linkage group LG06, SWU_Hwy_1.0, whole genome shotgun sequence genome:
- the sh3bp4 gene encoding SH3 domain-binding protein 4: protein MAAHRIRATNNNNAIPRCKSEGTLIELTSGVLEATLSDVKVPSPSTLRLEATASIESAREVIAIKDYCPSNFTTLKFSKGDHLYVLDTSGGEWWYAHNNTEMGYIPAAYVKPVKQQESLSCDSGMIDSLADISNDGSKEQEQRGEWDEHVKPMVSQNGNPFVKKRMSLNPFLDGSLLTDQNSIQSSSPDSKNNSSININKFGSNILDSYCLNPDTEKGPVLRRNNPFYRSKRCYSLSELSILQSQADAPPEFLGFFGSLKAPSPEQFQSREDFKNAWLNHRKFTRSCHDLDSIGQNPGWGQTQPIETNIVCKLDSSGGAVQLPDTSISILVPEGHVAPDDTQQISLKALLDPPLELNNDKCTTVSPVVEIKLSNMETKTTLTLEMKVSVVVKMESRQTAEVICVRSDCKDGPYVPVSNVYMYGDTVQVTLDNLEPCMYVSVVAQAQVVAPYNTVWEHVVKKVTLGVYGPKHIHPSFKTVVAMFGHDCAPKTLLVSEAKMQSHCIPPLSLQLWGKHQFVLAKPQDLKVGVYSNISNFEVKISEQTRVVRSFQLKLGKVSRLIYSVSARDPDNISDFTLRIQVKDDKECILAQFCVQTPPPLPKVATSTVQRRFLKKNEKHKTILSPLLGVTKYPVFQDRPVKNIKFGKLLKTVLRQTKSQYLLEYVKGDVVALLSEEKIKLKGHLWTKEWYVGYYHGKIGLVHTKNILIMGKVQPVNFKGPELTSTVLLDRILTPCKCLTYMYSSLRTILMENINSWRAFADALGYVNLPLAHFCRTEANSEPEKVACVLEKLKEDCDTSEGKQRKSFQKELFMALLKLDCQGLVARLLKDFALLTAAVEVAERWRDLAEKLAKVSRKQMESYEAPYRGTDGVIESEAMWKPAYDFLVTWAAQIGDSYRDILQELHTGLDRMKNPITKRWRHLTGTLVLINCLDLLRTTAFSTAPQDDCAV, encoded by the exons ATGGCTGCCCATCGAATTCGAGCAACGAATAACAACAATGCAATACCTCGCTGCAAGTCTGAGGGAACACTCATTGAACTGACTTCTGGAGTGTTAGAAGCCACCCTCTCTGACGTTAAAG tgcccAGCCCTAGCACTTTACGACTGGAAGCTACTGCCTCAATTGAATCTGCTCGAGAAGTTATTGCCATTAAAGATTACTGTCCATCAAACTTCACCACCTTGAAGTTTTCTAAGGGGGACCATCTTTATGTTCTTGACACATCTGGTGGAGAGTGGTGGTATGCCCATAATAACACAGAGATGGGTTACATCCCAGCAGCCTACGTCAAGCCTGTCAAACAGCAAGAATCTCTATCCTGCGACAGTGGCATGATCGACAGCCTAGCAGACATTTCTAATGATGGGTCCAAAGAGCAAGAGCAACGTGGAGAGTGGGACGAGCACGTAAAACCTATGGTTTCGCAAAACGGAAACCCTTTCGTAAAAAAGCGGATGTCCCTCAACCCATTCCTTGATGGCTCCTTGTTAACTGATCAAAACAGTATCCAGAGTTCCTCTCCAGACtcaaaaaacaacagcagtatTAACATCAACAAGTTTGGAAGTAATATTTTGGATTCGTATTGCTTAAACCCTGACACAGAGAAAGGTCCAGTACTCAGAAGGAACAATCCGTTTTATAGGAGCAAGCGTTGTTACAGTTTGTCCGAACTGTCCATCTTGCAATCGCAGGCAGATGCACCTCCGGAATTCTTGGGGTTTTTCGGAAGCTTGAAAGCACCTTCACCTGAACAGTTTCAGAGTAGAGAAGACTTCAAAAATGCCTGGTTAAACCACCGCAAGTTTACAAGGTCCTGTCATGACCTAGACTCCATTGGGCAAAATCCCGGATGGGGTCAAACACAGCCAATCGAGACCAACATCGTGTGCAAACTCGACAGCTCAGGTGGTGCTGTTCAGCTACCCGACACTAGTATCAGCATCCTTGTGCCTGAGGGCCATGTTGCACCAGATGACACTCAGCAGATATCATTAAAAGCCTTGCTGGACCCACCATTGGAGCTTAACAATGATAAATGTACTACAGTGAGTCCAGTTGTGGAGATCAAACTTAGCAATATGGAAACAAAAACCACTTTAACATTAGAGATGAAAGTATCCGTTGTTGTCAAGATGGAGAGCCGACAAACGGCAGAAGTGATCTGTGTCCGCAGCGACTGCAAGGACGGACCCTACGTTCCAGTTTCTAATGTTTATATGTATGGAGATACAGTCCAGGTAACCTTGGACAATTTAGAGCCATGCATGTATGTATCAGTGGTTGCTCAAGCCCAGGTTGTTGCCCCATACAACACAGTCTGGGAGCATGTTGTAAAGAAAGTTACACTTGGCGTATATGGTCCTAagcacatccatccatcatttaaGACAGTTGTTGCCATGTTTGGCCATGATTGTGCTCCCAAAACATTATTAGTAAGTGAAGCTAAAATGCAGTCCCACTGTATTCCGCCATTATCCCTCCAGCTCTGGGGGAAACACCAGTTTGTACTTGCAAAGCCTCAAGATCTTAAGGTTGGTGTGTATTCTAACATTTCAAATTTCGAAGTGAAAATTAGTGAGCAGACAAGAGTGGTGAGGAGTTTTCAGCTGAAACTTGGCAAAGTATCACGCCTCATCTATTCCGTATCTGCTCGAGATCCAGACAACATCTCAGACTTCACTTTGCGCATTCAAGTTAAAGACGACAAGGAATGCATCCTCGCCCAGTTCTGTGTTCAGACACCACCCCCTCTGCCAAAGGTTGCAACGAGCACGGTGCAGAGGcgctttttaaagaaaaacgaGAAGCACAAAACCATACTCTCACCTCTTCTAGGAGTCACAAAATATCCAGTGTTTCAGGACAGACCAGTCAAAAATATCAAGTTTGGAAAGTTGCTAAAGACTGTTCTTAGACAAACCAAGAGCCAGTATTTGCTGGAGTATGTGAAAGGCGACGTGGTGGCACTTTTGAGCGAAGAAAAAATCAAACTCAAAGGGCATCTTTGGACCAAGGAGTGGTATGTTGGATACTATCATGGCAAAATTGGATTGGTGCATACCAAGAACATTCTTATAATGGGAAAAGTCCAACCGGTTAATTTCAAAGGGCCTGAGCTGACCTCTACTGTTCTTTTAGACCGAATTCTAACCCCATGCAAATGTCTCACTTACATGTATTCTTCACTGAGGACTATACTGATGGAAAACATCAATAGCTGGAGAGCATTTGCTGATGCATTAGGCTACGTCAACCTTCCTCTGGCCCACTTTTGTCGTACGGAGGCTAACAGTGAGCCCGAAAAAGTTGCCTGTGTTCTTGAGAAGCTGAAAGAAGACTGCGACACATCTGAAGGAAAGCAAAGGAAGTCTTTCCAAAAGGAGCTCTTCATG GCCCTGTTGAAACTGGACTGTCAGGGGCTGGTGGCTCGGCTCCTGAAGGACTTTGCACTTCTGACTGCAGCAGTGGAAGTGGCTGAGCGCTGGAGAGACCTCGCGGAAAAACTGGCCAAAGTGTCACGCAAACAGATGGAATCTTATGAGGCTCCTTACCGAGGCACAGACGGTGTGATAGAGAGCGAG GCCATGTGGAAGCCAGCTTATGATTTCCTGGTAACGTGGGCAGCCCAGATCGGTGACAGCTACAGAGACATACTCCAAGAGCTTCACACCGGCCTTGACAGGATGAAGAACCCCATCACGAAACGCTGGAGGCACTTAACAGGAACACTCGTCCTCATCAACTGCCTGGACCTGTTACGGACCACCGCCTTTAGCACCGCCCCCCAGGATGACTGCGCCGTATAG
- the arl4cb gene encoding ADP-ribosylation factor-like 4Cb — MGNSFSNISAFQSLHIVMLGLDSAGKTTVLYRLKFNEFVNTVPTIGFNTEKIKLSNGAAKGISCHFWDVGGQEKLRPLWKSYSRCTDGIIYVVDSVDVDRLEEAKTELHKVTKFAENQGTPLLVIANKQDLPRSLPVADIEKQLALNELTPSTAYHVQPACAIIGEGLHEGMDKLYEMIVKRRKALKQKKKR; from the coding sequence ATGGGGAACAGCTTTTCCAACATATCCGCCTTCCAGTCCCTCCACATCGTGATGCTGGGGCTGGACTCGGCCGGCAAGACGACCGTCCTCTACAGGCTGAAGTTCAATGAGTTTGTGAACACTGTACCCACGATCGGTTTCAACACGGAGAAGATCAAGCTGAGCAATGGTGCAGCGAAGGGCATCAGCTGTCATTTCTGGGACGTCGGTGGCCAAGAGAAGCTCCGTCCGCTCTGGAAGTCGTACAGCCGCTGCACAGATGGCATCATCTACGTGGTAGACTCGGTGGATGTAGACCGGCTCGAGGAGGCCAAGACCGAGCTGCACAAGGTTACCAAATTTGCAGAGAACCAAGGAACGCCGCTGCTGGTCATCGCCAACAAGCAGGACCTGCCCAGGTCTCTGCCCGTGGCCGACATAGAGAAGCAGCTGGCACTCAATGAGTTGACCCCGTCCACCGCATACCACGTTCAGCCCGCTTGTGCCATCATCGGCGAAGGGCTTCACGAAGGTATGGACAAACTGTACGAGATGATCGTAAAGCGAAGAAAAGCCCTAAAGCAGAAAAAGAAGCGATAA